In one window of Microplitis demolitor isolate Queensland-Clemson2020A chromosome 4, iyMicDemo2.1a, whole genome shotgun sequence DNA:
- the LOC103578765 gene encoding disheveled-associated activator of morphogenesis 1 isoform X2 — protein MPSRVKKSFCGCLQDDEPPEITYCVVEQTGTLTLQAMTPTLPMPAEEELNKMFLELVDELDLTQANRQAVLALPANKKWQIYCSRKGNDTLDNGGLRTTDLSGDPEDYINRIRVIASTAFSEDAEELSNQMRQVEALKTALRTQPHSFVLRFIELDGLNALLQVLGTIDVEAANSNLHTSVIGCLKALMNNSNGRAHVLAHPTAINTIAQSLATENIKAKISVLEILGAVCLVPGGHRKVLEAMLHFQQYHSERTRFQSIINDLDRNFGVYKDNLSLKTAIMSFINAVLNYGPGQVTMEFRLHLRYELLMLGIQPIIEKLRKYENETLDRHLDFFEMVRNEDEKELARKFEKEHVDTKSATAMFDLLRRKLSHTAAYTHLLSLLEHCLLLPLDYGSYPQHWLLFDRIVQQIVLQSEGSEAGKTRNPDVAPIDINVKEIVHLLAKEEELVAARKRAEELERDNCEMSSRLAKKEQELDLRTQEKEDMEASLARIKERLEKETSMHIETKQKISELQDNVETLSRQINNEKSERKRLEQLVASGSLPDDAKATIKIVDDDVEEKVESKPTPPPPPPPPLAPPPPPCLMPVAPPPMKMEIIKNVPQPSNPLKSFNWSKIPEQKLQGTIWSELDDSKLYNVMDLESIDKIFCAYQKNGVSAEGSIEDLRNLGKNKKTMSVIDSRRAQNCTILLSKLKMSDNEITRTILSMDQQNILHIDMVEQLLKYIPSSEEAALLDMNQKELQSRADCFLYQISKVPHYEQRLRSLHYKKKFSASIAELTPRMRAVLEASRQVARSRRLRKLLELVLALGNYVNRGNARGNACGFRLASLNRLVDTKSSCSKGTTLLHYLVQILESRFREVLDIEEDMPHVKTAARVSMADLQKEVANLKNGLQDVQREIEFHRAQAQVLQGDMFLPAMRDFQAQATCRLAEAEDLFQDMKTRFDRAVRLFGEDSAGVQPDEFFGIFENFLQALTEARADVENMRRKVEEEERRAKQEQELKKRTMERKNSREGILNSIALNKKNESNGQGDNKGEFDDLISALRTGDVFGEDIAKFKRSKRRPVTPSSQDSRRHSIHREDSRERH, from the exons ATGCCGTCTCGAGTAAAGAAATCATTTTGCGGTTGCCTGCAG GATGATGAACCGCCAGAAATCACGTACTGCGTGGTGGAACAAACGGGGACACTTACGCTACAAGCCATGACACCGACACTGCCCATGCCCGCAGAAgaagaattaaacaaaatgtTTTTAGAATTGGTGGACGAGTTGGATCTCACGCAAGCAAATCGTCAGGCTGTGCTTGCTCTTCCTGCTAACAAAAAATGGCAAATATATTGCTCGCGAAAGGGAAACGATACCCTTGACAACGGAGGGCTGCGTACCACTGATTTGAGCGGAGATCCTGAGGACTACATCAATAGAATTCGAGTGATAGCCAGT acCGCGTTCTCTGAGGATGCTGAAGAACTATCAAATCAAATGCGCCAAGTAGAAGCACTGAAAACCGCTTTGAGAACGCAGCCCCACAGTTTTGTCCTCAGATTCATCGAGCTTGATGGTTTAAATGCTTTGCTACAAGTGTTGGGCACGATTGACGTCGAGGCAGCAAATAGCAACCTTCATACCAGCGTGATAGGATGTCTCAAGGCGCTGATGAATAATTCT AATGGTAGAGCTCATGTGTTGGCACATCCAACGGCGATAAATACCATAGCCCAGTCGCTGGCGACTGAAAACATAAAAGCCAAAATATCTGTGCTGGAAATATTAGGTGCAGTTTGTCTGGTACCGGGTGGACATCGAAAAGTTCTTGAGGCAATGCTACACTTTCAGCAGTATCACTCGGAGCGAACGCGTTTTCAGAGTATCATAAACGATCTTGATAGAAATTTCGGTGTCTACAAAGATAATTTATCGCTGAAAACAGCTATTATGTCATTTATCAACGCGGTTTTAAATTACGGTCCTGGCCAAGTCACCATGGAGTTCAGACTTCATCTGAGATATGAATTATTGATGTTGGGGATTCAGCCGATCATtgaaaaacttagaaaatatgaaaatgaaaCTTTGGACAGGCATTTGGACTTTTTTGAGATGGTTAGAAATGAGGATGAGAAGGAATTGGCGCGCAAGTTTGAAAAAGAGCACGTTGATACCAAGAGTGCTACTGCAATGTTTGATCTTCTTAGACGGAAACTGAGTCATACTGCGGCTTATACACATCTGTTGAGTTTGCTCGAGCATTGCTTATTACTTCCACTGGATTACGGGTCGTATCCGCAGCACTGGCTgctatttgatcgaatagttCAGCAAATAGTTCTCCAGTCTGAGGGAAGCGAAGCGGGAAAGACAAGAAATCCTGATGTTGCGCCTATTGATATTAATGTTAAAGAAATAGTCCATCTGTTGGCTAAAGAAGAGGAACTGGTTGCTGCACGTAAACGAGCTGAAGAACTCGAGCGTGACAATTGCGAAATGTCCTCTAGGTTGGCTAAAAAAGAACAGGAATTAGATTTGCGTACGCAGGAAAAAGAAGACATGGAGGCGAGTCTCGCTAGAATTAAAGAACGTCTTGAGAAGGAAACTTCAATGCATATTGAaacgaaacaaaaaatatctgaGCTTCAGGATAATGTTGAAACATTATCGCGTCAAATAAACAACGAAAAATCAGAGAGAAAAAGACTTGAACAATTAGTCGCCTCGGGTAGTCTTCCGGATGACGCCAAGGCAACCATAAAGATTGTCGACGATGACGTAGAAGAAAAAGTTGAATCTAAACCTACTCCACCGCCTCCACCTCCACCTCCACTTGCACCTCCACCACCACCTTGCTTGATGCCAGTGGCTCCACCACCAATGAAAatggaaattataaaaaacgttCCACAGCCCAGCAATCCGCTAAAATCTTTCAACTGGTCAAAAATTCCTGAACAAAAACTCCAAGGCACAATTTGGTCTGAGTTAGATGACTCGAAACTTTACAACGTCATGGATTTGGAGtcaattgacaaaattttctGTGCCTATCAAAAGAACGGAGTATCTGCAGAAGGATCCATTGAAGATCTTAGAAATTTGGGCAAGAACAAAAAGACAATGTCTGTTATTGATTCGAGAAGAGCACAAAATTGTACAATTCTACTGTCAAAGTTAAAAATGTCCGATAATGAAATAACTCGGACAATTTTGTCAATGGATCAGCAGAATATTCTTCATATTGACATGGTGGAgcaattattgaaatatattcCGTCGTCAGAAGAGGCAGCACTTTTGGATATGAATCAAAAAGAATTACAAAGTAGAGCAGACTGTTTTCTTTATCAAATATCTAA AGTACCGCATTACGAACAGCGCCTGAGGTCCCTCCActacaagaaaaaattctcGGCGAGTATTGCGGAATTGACGCCGAGGATGCGTGCCGTCCTCGAGGCGAGCCGACAAGTTGCTAGATCTCGAAGACTAAGGAAGTTACTCGAACTGGTTCTTGCTCTCGGAAATTACGTCAATCGTGGAAACGCTCGCGGCAATGCCTGTGGCTTTAGATTGGCCTCTTTGAACCGTTTAGTCGACACCAAGTCTTCTTGTTCAAAAGGCACCACGTTGCTCCACTACCTCGTCCAAATTCTCGAGTCGCGGTTCAGAGAAGTCCTAGACATTGAGGAAGATATGCCCCATGTGAAAACCGCTGCACGTGTCAGTATGGCCGATTTGCAAAAAGAAGTTGCTAATTTGAAAAACGGGCTTCAAGATGTTCAACGAGAGATCG AATTCCATCGTGCTCAAGCTCAAGTTTTACAAGGTGACATGTTTTTACCGGCAATGCGCGACTTCCAGGCGCAAGCAACCTGCCGATTGGCGGAGGCCGAAGATCTTTTCCAAGACATGAAGACCCGGTTTGATCGGGCCGTCAGACTCTTCGGTGAAGATTCTGCTGGTGTTCAGCCAGATGAATTTTTCGGAAtctttgaaaactttttacaGGCTCTCACCGAAGCAAGAGCGGATGTCGAGAATATGAGAAGAAAAGTAGAGGAAGAGGAACGTCGCGCTAAACAAGAGCAAGaa CTGAAAAAACGTACGATGGAAAGAAAAAACTCCCGCGAAGGTATTCTTAATAGCATTGCGCTCAACAAAAAGAACGAGAGCAACGGACAGGGAGATAATAAAGGCGAGTTCGATGACTTAATCTCAGCCCTCAGAACTGGGGACGTTTTTGGTGAAGACATTGCTAAATTTAAGAGATCCAAGCGCCGTCCTGTTACACCGAGCAGTCAAGACTCCCGCAGACACAGTATTCACCGAGAAGATTCTCGTGAGCGGCATTag
- the LOC103578765 gene encoding disheveled-associated activator of morphogenesis 1 isoform X1 has product MDTVLEKIGKFNLRIPSCSLKSPQPLKEFVVHCQTMPSRVKKSFCGCLQDDEPPEITYCVVEQTGTLTLQAMTPTLPMPAEEELNKMFLELVDELDLTQANRQAVLALPANKKWQIYCSRKGNDTLDNGGLRTTDLSGDPEDYINRIRVIASTAFSEDAEELSNQMRQVEALKTALRTQPHSFVLRFIELDGLNALLQVLGTIDVEAANSNLHTSVIGCLKALMNNSNGRAHVLAHPTAINTIAQSLATENIKAKISVLEILGAVCLVPGGHRKVLEAMLHFQQYHSERTRFQSIINDLDRNFGVYKDNLSLKTAIMSFINAVLNYGPGQVTMEFRLHLRYELLMLGIQPIIEKLRKYENETLDRHLDFFEMVRNEDEKELARKFEKEHVDTKSATAMFDLLRRKLSHTAAYTHLLSLLEHCLLLPLDYGSYPQHWLLFDRIVQQIVLQSEGSEAGKTRNPDVAPIDINVKEIVHLLAKEEELVAARKRAEELERDNCEMSSRLAKKEQELDLRTQEKEDMEASLARIKERLEKETSMHIETKQKISELQDNVETLSRQINNEKSERKRLEQLVASGSLPDDAKATIKIVDDDVEEKVESKPTPPPPPPPPLAPPPPPCLMPVAPPPMKMEIIKNVPQPSNPLKSFNWSKIPEQKLQGTIWSELDDSKLYNVMDLESIDKIFCAYQKNGVSAEGSIEDLRNLGKNKKTMSVIDSRRAQNCTILLSKLKMSDNEITRTILSMDQQNILHIDMVEQLLKYIPSSEEAALLDMNQKELQSRADCFLYQISKVPHYEQRLRSLHYKKKFSASIAELTPRMRAVLEASRQVARSRRLRKLLELVLALGNYVNRGNARGNACGFRLASLNRLVDTKSSCSKGTTLLHYLVQILESRFREVLDIEEDMPHVKTAARVSMADLQKEVANLKNGLQDVQREIEFHRAQAQVLQGDMFLPAMRDFQAQATCRLAEAEDLFQDMKTRFDRAVRLFGEDSAGVQPDEFFGIFENFLQALTEARADVENMRRKVEEEERRAKQEQELKKRTMERKNSREGILNSIALNKKNESNGQGDNKGEFDDLISALRTGDVFGEDIAKFKRSKRRPVTPSSQDSRRHSIHREDSRERH; this is encoded by the exons atGGATACTGTGTTGGAGAAAATTGGGAAATTCAacttg AGAATTCCGAGTTGTTCCTTGAAGAGTCCCCAGCCTTTGAAGGAATTCGTCGTGCACTGCCAAACGATGCCGTCTCGAGTAAAGAAATCATTTTGCGGTTGCCTGCAG GATGATGAACCGCCAGAAATCACGTACTGCGTGGTGGAACAAACGGGGACACTTACGCTACAAGCCATGACACCGACACTGCCCATGCCCGCAGAAgaagaattaaacaaaatgtTTTTAGAATTGGTGGACGAGTTGGATCTCACGCAAGCAAATCGTCAGGCTGTGCTTGCTCTTCCTGCTAACAAAAAATGGCAAATATATTGCTCGCGAAAGGGAAACGATACCCTTGACAACGGAGGGCTGCGTACCACTGATTTGAGCGGAGATCCTGAGGACTACATCAATAGAATTCGAGTGATAGCCAGT acCGCGTTCTCTGAGGATGCTGAAGAACTATCAAATCAAATGCGCCAAGTAGAAGCACTGAAAACCGCTTTGAGAACGCAGCCCCACAGTTTTGTCCTCAGATTCATCGAGCTTGATGGTTTAAATGCTTTGCTACAAGTGTTGGGCACGATTGACGTCGAGGCAGCAAATAGCAACCTTCATACCAGCGTGATAGGATGTCTCAAGGCGCTGATGAATAATTCT AATGGTAGAGCTCATGTGTTGGCACATCCAACGGCGATAAATACCATAGCCCAGTCGCTGGCGACTGAAAACATAAAAGCCAAAATATCTGTGCTGGAAATATTAGGTGCAGTTTGTCTGGTACCGGGTGGACATCGAAAAGTTCTTGAGGCAATGCTACACTTTCAGCAGTATCACTCGGAGCGAACGCGTTTTCAGAGTATCATAAACGATCTTGATAGAAATTTCGGTGTCTACAAAGATAATTTATCGCTGAAAACAGCTATTATGTCATTTATCAACGCGGTTTTAAATTACGGTCCTGGCCAAGTCACCATGGAGTTCAGACTTCATCTGAGATATGAATTATTGATGTTGGGGATTCAGCCGATCATtgaaaaacttagaaaatatgaaaatgaaaCTTTGGACAGGCATTTGGACTTTTTTGAGATGGTTAGAAATGAGGATGAGAAGGAATTGGCGCGCAAGTTTGAAAAAGAGCACGTTGATACCAAGAGTGCTACTGCAATGTTTGATCTTCTTAGACGGAAACTGAGTCATACTGCGGCTTATACACATCTGTTGAGTTTGCTCGAGCATTGCTTATTACTTCCACTGGATTACGGGTCGTATCCGCAGCACTGGCTgctatttgatcgaatagttCAGCAAATAGTTCTCCAGTCTGAGGGAAGCGAAGCGGGAAAGACAAGAAATCCTGATGTTGCGCCTATTGATATTAATGTTAAAGAAATAGTCCATCTGTTGGCTAAAGAAGAGGAACTGGTTGCTGCACGTAAACGAGCTGAAGAACTCGAGCGTGACAATTGCGAAATGTCCTCTAGGTTGGCTAAAAAAGAACAGGAATTAGATTTGCGTACGCAGGAAAAAGAAGACATGGAGGCGAGTCTCGCTAGAATTAAAGAACGTCTTGAGAAGGAAACTTCAATGCATATTGAaacgaaacaaaaaatatctgaGCTTCAGGATAATGTTGAAACATTATCGCGTCAAATAAACAACGAAAAATCAGAGAGAAAAAGACTTGAACAATTAGTCGCCTCGGGTAGTCTTCCGGATGACGCCAAGGCAACCATAAAGATTGTCGACGATGACGTAGAAGAAAAAGTTGAATCTAAACCTACTCCACCGCCTCCACCTCCACCTCCACTTGCACCTCCACCACCACCTTGCTTGATGCCAGTGGCTCCACCACCAATGAAAatggaaattataaaaaacgttCCACAGCCCAGCAATCCGCTAAAATCTTTCAACTGGTCAAAAATTCCTGAACAAAAACTCCAAGGCACAATTTGGTCTGAGTTAGATGACTCGAAACTTTACAACGTCATGGATTTGGAGtcaattgacaaaattttctGTGCCTATCAAAAGAACGGAGTATCTGCAGAAGGATCCATTGAAGATCTTAGAAATTTGGGCAAGAACAAAAAGACAATGTCTGTTATTGATTCGAGAAGAGCACAAAATTGTACAATTCTACTGTCAAAGTTAAAAATGTCCGATAATGAAATAACTCGGACAATTTTGTCAATGGATCAGCAGAATATTCTTCATATTGACATGGTGGAgcaattattgaaatatattcCGTCGTCAGAAGAGGCAGCACTTTTGGATATGAATCAAAAAGAATTACAAAGTAGAGCAGACTGTTTTCTTTATCAAATATCTAA AGTACCGCATTACGAACAGCGCCTGAGGTCCCTCCActacaagaaaaaattctcGGCGAGTATTGCGGAATTGACGCCGAGGATGCGTGCCGTCCTCGAGGCGAGCCGACAAGTTGCTAGATCTCGAAGACTAAGGAAGTTACTCGAACTGGTTCTTGCTCTCGGAAATTACGTCAATCGTGGAAACGCTCGCGGCAATGCCTGTGGCTTTAGATTGGCCTCTTTGAACCGTTTAGTCGACACCAAGTCTTCTTGTTCAAAAGGCACCACGTTGCTCCACTACCTCGTCCAAATTCTCGAGTCGCGGTTCAGAGAAGTCCTAGACATTGAGGAAGATATGCCCCATGTGAAAACCGCTGCACGTGTCAGTATGGCCGATTTGCAAAAAGAAGTTGCTAATTTGAAAAACGGGCTTCAAGATGTTCAACGAGAGATCG AATTCCATCGTGCTCAAGCTCAAGTTTTACAAGGTGACATGTTTTTACCGGCAATGCGCGACTTCCAGGCGCAAGCAACCTGCCGATTGGCGGAGGCCGAAGATCTTTTCCAAGACATGAAGACCCGGTTTGATCGGGCCGTCAGACTCTTCGGTGAAGATTCTGCTGGTGTTCAGCCAGATGAATTTTTCGGAAtctttgaaaactttttacaGGCTCTCACCGAAGCAAGAGCGGATGTCGAGAATATGAGAAGAAAAGTAGAGGAAGAGGAACGTCGCGCTAAACAAGAGCAAGaa CTGAAAAAACGTACGATGGAAAGAAAAAACTCCCGCGAAGGTATTCTTAATAGCATTGCGCTCAACAAAAAGAACGAGAGCAACGGACAGGGAGATAATAAAGGCGAGTTCGATGACTTAATCTCAGCCCTCAGAACTGGGGACGTTTTTGGTGAAGACATTGCTAAATTTAAGAGATCCAAGCGCCGTCCTGTTACACCGAGCAGTCAAGACTCCCGCAGACACAGTATTCACCGAGAAGATTCTCGTGAGCGGCATTag